One Esox lucius isolate fEsoLuc1 chromosome 1, fEsoLuc1.pri, whole genome shotgun sequence genomic region harbors:
- the fzd4 gene encoding frizzled-4: protein MRRAVNALAVVALLLALLCGPSLNGLVRAFGDETEEMTCDPIRIAMCQDLGYNVTKMPNLVGNVLQSDAELQLTTFTPLIQYGCSSQLKFFLCAVYVPMCTDKVPIPIGPCGSMCLSVKRKCLPVLTEFGFVWPELLNCSLFPPQNDHNHMCMEGPGDEEAPYHPVRPLPPQEEECQALGAGPDQYAWVRRSHSCALQCGYDAGLYRRGAKVFTDAWMAVWAVLCFLSTTLTVLTFLLDSTRFSYPERPIIFLSMCSNLYSVAYLVRLTLGRERVSCDLEEAAVPVLVQEGLKSTGCAIVFLLLYFFGMASSLWWVILTLTWFLAAGLKWGHEAIEMHSSYFHIAAWAIPAVKTIVILIMRLVDADDLTGLCYVGNLQQEALTGFVVAPLAAYFVVGTLFICAGLVALFKIRSNLQKDGAKTDKLERLMVKIGVFSVLYMVPASTVIGCYLYQLSHWGDFRASARDSYVAAEMLRIFMSLLVGITSGMWIWSVKTLHTWQRCSVRLWRDSRVGRGKRAPGENWIKPAKGNETVV, encoded by the exons ATGCGTCGGGCTGTGAACGCTCTTGCGGTGGTGGCGCTCCTCCTCGCGCTGCTGTGTGGTCCAAGTCTTAATGGCCTGGTGCGTGCATTCGGCGACGAGACAGAGGAGATGACATGCGACCCGATCCGCATCGCAATGTGCCAGGACCTGGGCTACAACGTTACCAAGATGCCCAACCTGGTGGGCAACGTCCTGCAGTCAGACGCGGAGCTCCAGCTTACTACCTTCACACCGCTCATACAGTACGGCTGCTCCAGCCAGTTGAAG TTCTTCTTGTGTGCCGTCTATGTGCCCATGTGTACCGACAAGGTGCCCATTCCCATTGGCCCGTGCGGCAGTATGTGCTTGTCCGTCAAGAGGAAATGCCTGCCCGTTCTCACAGAGTTCGGCTTCGTCTGGCCCGAGCTGCTCAACTGCAGCCTGTTCCCCCCTCAGAACGACCACAACCACATGTGCATGGAGGGTCCCGGGGACGAGGAGGCCCCGTACCACCCCGTCAGGCCCCTGCCCCCCCAGGAGGAGGAGTGTCAGGCCCTGGGGGCGGGGCCAGACCAGTACGCCTGGGTGAGGCGGAGCCACAGCTGCGCACTACAGTGTGGGTATGACGCGGGGCTGTACCGGCGCGGGGCCAAGGTGTTCACGGACGCCTGGATGGCCGTCTGGGCCGTGCTGTGCTTCCTCTCCACCACCCTGACCgtcctcaccttcctcctggACTCGACGCGTTTCTCCTATCCTGAGAGACCCATCATCTTCCTCTCCATGTGTTCCAATCTCTACAGCGTAGCCTACCTG gTCCGTCTGACTCTGGGTCGGGAGCGCGTGTCCTGCGATCTGGAGGAGGCAGCGGTACCGGTTCTGGTTCAGGAGGGCTTAAAAAGTACTGGCTGTGCCATCGTCTTCCTTCTCCTTTATTTCTTCGGCATGGCCTCCTCTCTGTG GTGGGTGATCCTGACCCTGACCTGGTTCCTGGCCGCCGGTCTGAAGTGGGGTCACGAGGCCATTGAGATGCACAGCTCCTACTTCCACATCGCGGCCTGGGCCATCCCGGCCGTCAAGACCATCGTCATCCTCATCATGCGCCTGGTGGACGCCGACGACCTCACGGGCCTGTGTTACGTGGGCAACCTGCAGCAGGAGGCCCTGACAGGCTTCGTGGTTGCTCCGCTTGCCGCCTACTTCGTTGTCGGCACGCTGTTCATCTGCGCCGGCCTGGTGGCCCTCTTCAAGATCCGCTCCAACCTGCAGAAGGACGGGGCCAAGACGGACAAGCTGGAGCGCCTGATGGTGAAGATCGGCGTGTTCTCCGTGCTCTACATGGTGCCGGCCTCCACTGTCATCGGGTGCTACCTCTATCAGCTCTCCCACTGGGGGGACTTCAGGGCCAGCGCCAGGGACTCGTACGTAGCGGCCGAGATGCTGAGGATCTTCATGTCCCTGCTCGTGGGCATCACGTCGGGCATGTGGATCTGGTCGGTCAAGACCCTGCACACCTGGCAACGCTGCTCCGTCCGCCTCTGGAGGGACAGCCGGGTGGGGAGGGGCAAGCGGGCGCCGGGCGAGAACTGGATCAAACCGGCCAAGGGCAACGAGACCGTGGTGTGA